AGTTTTACCTGTATCTGTGTAAAATTTTATGAACACCTACATTAATATACTGCACAATTAGGAAGCCATAATACCCGCGGCTTACAGAGATTAACCGTTATGGTACTTTATAAAATTTTGCTTGATATTCAAATAACAACCTAGAAACTACACATAGCTTTTACCGTCACTTCAACTGAAATGGGATTATGTTTACCTGGTAAACTTTTTAACAGAATATAAGACAAACAAAACCTGTTCGTCAACAGAATTATCAATGGCAATGATAAACCCTAATATTGCCGGTCATTAACAATGCCGTCGATAAACCTAGACAGATCACAAATAACTTCCTATTGCAAAACCCCTAAAAGACAAAGTTATatgaatattaaaaaaaaacctaTCAAAAAGTCTCAATGTTTCAAATTCAGTCATAGATCTTGGAATCCCTAAATTCGGCAAACAAAAAATTTCATGTCAATTCAaaaggaaaaggagaaagaaaaacaaaattaatcaCCGAGAGAAAACGATTTAACTGCCTTACTTTGATCATTTTACTACTCCTAGATGTACCCAATGTAAAAAGCTTCCACGCCTTTAGCTGAGGGACAGACTAATATCTTCCTTCCGGATCGGAAGTGCTACGCCTACTGCCATATATCCCGTAAGAAATCCCGGCAGGGGATCTGACTGTTTTGGGGTGCCCTCTAAAACGGATTCGTTTTAAGAgagaaaacaaaaacgaattttgcGAAACATAACCAGCGGTTTACCGCTTACCCCGATTTAACGTTTTTTTATAGAACGGGAAAAAcagtgctaaaattataaaacagcTTCACCCCCTCCTTCCCACCAGAACAAAGTTTATTTTTCTCTTCCTACTCCTCCCTGTCTCAGTAATCTCTCACTTTCAGCAAGATGAACTTAATGTCGCTGAAGAACACtgcaagaattttttttcttctgagctTCTGCTTACCAATTGTTTCTTTCAATTGAAGCAAATCAATCGATCTTGATTCAGGTTCGTAATTCTCCTCCACCTTCTTCTTTACATTTTCATCAAGAACCTCAGTTTCTTTGCAATCCACCTTCGCTAAATCAATCAACGTCTTTCTTTATTCACAATCCAACTCCATTTTCATCTGTAAACTCACAAGAACCTCCATTCACTTGTAATCAACCTTCTCCAAATCACTCGACGTATTTCGTTACTCGTAATCATAATTCTTTACTGTATCAAGAACCATGTTTTCTTTGCGACCAACATTTCCATTCACCCAATCGAATCAAGAACCggaattttcctataaacgttcaACAGCAAGATTTCATGTAGTGAGAAAAAAACTCAATTCCACCTATTCAGAATAGCACCGACGTGAAATTAAAGTTCCTGTGTTTAATTGGGTGCCAAACTTAGGGTTTGGTGCTATTTTCTTGTGCTTGATGGGATTACTACAATGGATTTGTTGTTGCTGTTCAAGAGAGCCTAATGTTGTGAATAACTACTCGGTCATTAACCCAAACCCACTATTAGCACAAGAAAGGAATGAGTCTAGTGAAGAAAGGATTGAGGATGTGAAAGAGTGTACTACCAAACAATCTTTGGGTAAAAACACAGATTCACCACAATCTGGTGTTGGAGTTGAATATAATTTAGAGGAACTCGAAACAATTACAAGGAATTTCTCTCAATTGCTGCATACAGGACACTCTGGGTTGTTTTATCAGGGCATAATAGGTGGAGAAGATATTGAAGCTGGTAATACCCAGGTAGTTGTAAAGAGAATTACAGAAGGGAACTACTTAGAGGAATTGTCAGTCTTCAACCAGCTTACCAAATCAAGGTTCGTTGTAGAATTGATTGGTTATTGCAGTGAGGGTGGGTACCAGTATTTGGTTTTTCAGTCCATGAACAGTGACCTGTCTAGACATTTCGGATCTTCTACGAACTATTTAGATGGCAGGACTTGCATCATGATAGCAAGAGACCTTGCTGATGGTCTCACTTATTTGCACAATGAATGTGCTATGGCACACAGGTATGTTCCAAAATTGTtgtgtttcttttgattttgtatgCTGTGTTCTTTGTGGTCTGCCTCAAAATGGTTATAGCAATTTTTTATGTCTTTGAGCTGTGGCTTTTCACTGTTGTTTAGTAGAATTATTTGAGAAAAAACTAAGTGTTTGTGGTTGCCTCTATATGGTTAGTCAAATAATGTTCTAAACCTTTTATCGACAGGGACATACAACCATCGAGTGTTTTACTTGATAAAAACTTGCGAGCCCGCCTAGGAAGCTTGAATAAAGTTACAGAAAATCGTCAAGCTTACACAGAAAAATGATAAACTACTCTGGTCTTCGCCAAGGCATTGTTCAAAAAGATATATCGATTGCAGAGGTGGCTCACCAGTTGGAAGAGTTGGTTCAACAGTTGGAAGAGTCGCCATCTAAAGCCGAAGAAGAAGTGAAAGTGGAGGCGGAAGCGGTAGGAAACCTAggagtggaagaagaagaagagaaagctgTAGTGAACCAACCAAGGTTCCTGTCCAAACTTTAGACTCGGACGCGTTGTTTGTGCTCTAATCCAGTTATCAAGAGGAAGGGAAGCATGAACAGAAACTGTTGGTCAGACTAGACTCTCAACATAGCTTGTTATGTTCATATAGAGTAAAACAAAAATTTGTTTGTTCATAGTTGTTTTGACATGTCTGTTCATCTTTTATCCTCGATTTGTGTTCTTCTGATTTGTGAAGCTTGTCTTTGATCCAATTTTAATGAAGACATGAGGTTTTTAAATGTTTTATGTGAATTCAAGTTTTTAGATATTAAGTATATAGGGTCCAAATGGTTTCATACTGGAGGTCTACTTGTTTCTGGTATAGGTAGAAATGATGGAGTTATGGGAAACAGGTGGAAATGAGTGAGTTACCCGAGCTGAATTTTCTGCCCATATGGAAATGAGGCagcatgatcctaatgttactccTTTGCAGAAAAATGAGAATGGCTTGTGTAATGTGGATGTGTTCGAAATGGTCTCTCCTAATACAGCTGAAAAATGGTATACAAGAAGAGCAAAGAGATCAGGTAAAAAAGGGGACTCGCTGTAGAAAGTTCCCATTTGCTATATGAACCCTTATAGCATACTGGAGTCAGAACCTGAAAGTGGAAATGGAATGGGATAGAAGAGTTACTAGTCGATTTGAGGTGGTGGAGAAAGCTCAAGACACTAGTATTGTTCCTGTCAGAGAAAGATCATTCCAAAACTACTAGCGCAAGTGGCAATAGCTTTTCCTTCAATTTGCCTACATTTAAGCATCTTATTGATTCTACAAGGTCTATAATAAACTCACAAGTAAAATATCTGCAGTAAATGGCTATTAAAAACTGAGTACAAGTGTAACCATATTAACACCTCTATAATCAAAATAGTAatctgaaacaacaaaatgagcacaaaactaaaaaaaattgtatcagaTCATTAAATCATTAAGATACCACGTTTCTTACAAATGTTGTTTCTCCATAAACAATGCCCTTGTGATCTGTACACTTAAATGTGGATTTTTCCTTGCAAATTCATCATATTTAACTGAGAAAACTATATCTTCCATATGTTTCACTATGTAATTCATGGCAGCGTCTCTTAATATTTTGTTCGAGCAAATATCCGATATCTCCAGAACTTCTAACGTATTTGATGAATCCAGTAATTCGAGCATTTTACACTC
This portion of the Papaver somniferum cultivar HN1 chromosome 11, ASM357369v1, whole genome shotgun sequence genome encodes:
- the LOC113320427 gene encoding probable LRR receptor-like serine/threonine-protein kinase At2g16250; this encodes MGLLQWICCCCSREPNVVNNYSVINPNPLLAQERNESSEERIEDVKECTTKQSLGKNTDSPQSGVGVEYNLEELETITRNFSQLLHTGHSGLFYQGIIGGEDIEAGNTQVVVKRITEGNYLEELSVFNQLTKSRFVVELIGYCSEGGYQYLVFQSMNSDLSRHFGSSTNYLDGRTCIMIARDLADGLTYLHNECAMAHRDIQPSSVLLDKNLRARLGSLNKVTENRQAYTEK